The Desulfitobacterium chlororespirans DSM 11544 sequence CTCCAATATTCTCCAGGGCCACTTCGTTGATAGAATCAATCAGCATTTCAGGCATCATCAAGCATTCCTCGGCAATTTTATTGATTCTGGCGATCAAATCCGCTTCCTGACTGAAGGCCGCCAATGCTTGATGTTGGAAAATTGAAATATTTGTTCGGAATGTTTCCCACTCTTCGGGAAGATCCAAGGCTTGGCAAGGGGGTTCAGATTCTAATGATTTCGCTTTTCCCAACCGGGGTAAAAGATATTCTAGTTCATCCCGAAAATCATCGGCAACAATTTTTTGACTCCCTTCAACCGCAATGAGCAGATCGCCAAGGTATTGGAGAGAAACCTCATTGATATCGTCAACAACGGAATCGATCAGCAGATCAGGGAATAGCCCGGATAACTTTTGATCTCCCAATTCCCATAAACTTTCGGCGAGTACTTTAAGCAGCTCCAATTGCCTGCTATCGAGCTCTTTCAGCAGTTGTTGAACAGGCTCCAAATCCGTCAGCAGGTGAAGCGGCGCTCCCTGAGGCCTCTCCATACTGCCAGCAATGTTCTTCCCTATAACAGGTTGGTCTTCTATCTCTTCTTCGACTTGAGCTTCATCCCCAGGAATGATCAACATATCCCGTACTTTATCAGAATCCTCAATCAGCTGGAATACTTTTGACGTATCGAGCTCAATTTTCAGAGAGGGTTTGGTGGCCGGTTCCAGACCTTCTATTTCGGAAGCTAGGAAATCATCGATCCAGATCTTGATTTCAGGTTCCAGAACATAGCCCCGCAGCCTTCCATTGTAACCCTTTGCTTCTCTAAGCTTGTTTTCAGTGTGTTTGATAACAGCGGTAAGAAACTCACGCAAAGGTTTGTGCTTGATGTAGGGAACCGTTTCCAGGGTAATCTGTTGACTTACTCTATAGCAATACACTGCACTACGAAAGGGCTCTCGTTGTATTTTTTCCCTCTGACTCGGTTGAAATAAATCCAGAATCCCCCCATGATGCTTTTCTAGTAAAAAAGCATTCACTTTTTCGATGGTCTTGGGAATATACTCCACCAAAAGGGTTTGACCGCTTTCATTGTAGAACTTGCTGCGGAAAATGCTATAATCCGCGATCTGGTTAATTAACTCCAAGGAGAGTCGGCCTATTCCCGACTTCTTATATCCTGTCAAGATGATATTTAAGTAATCGAGATCGGCATTCTTGTGATCAAGATGCTGATAAACTTGTAGAAGATCAACATTGCAACCGAACATCGCCACATAATCCGTAAGCCAATCCACCAGGTAATGGTCTAACTTCGGGTAGTGTTCCCGGTAATTGATCCATAGATTAAATAGCTGCTGGTATCCGTCCTGAGGATTTTGAACACCCACATTATTAATCAGTTCATAGACATGAACAAAGATGTAGGAAAGATCCGTATCGGGATAACTTCCTTTTCTGACTTGCCCCCGCCAATAAAAATACCACTTCTGTTGTTCCATACTCATAGAACTATAAGTCGGCCAATAGGACATAAACGGGATAAACTTAGCTCTATGCTCCACATATTCGACGAGCTTCTTCGCTTCTTGAAGGAAACTTCCCCCGTTATAATAACCGCCATAAGAATTTAAAGAGCTAGTTTCAATGGATAGGGCAAATTCCAAGTTCCCCTTAACAGAGGATACTTGTATTGTGTTCTCTGTTCTAGGAGGAATGGGAATAGCGGTATTCGGCAAATCATTGCGGAGGGTAAATTCAGCAAGCCCCTCGGGTGTTTTCTTACCGGTTTCAAACCTTTTCCTCAGTCTATACGCTGGTGGTAAAGCAATCTTTTCTTCGTAGGGATTGCGAACCCCATACTTCCAGACTGTTGCTCTGTCCTGAATGCCGAATATGCTTGAAAGAGCTTCAAAGGATTGCTGGTGGCTGAAAAACTCCGTGCCGGTAAATAATCCGAGTACCAGGCGGGCTTTACAGGAAACAAGATTGTTATATAGCTTTGAAGTACTGGACTTAATTAAGGCATCAGCTTCCAAGATCATGAGAAGATCCCATTTAGCCCGGCTGAGCGGAGGGTGGTTTTCTAGTGCATTGGGAGTTGCCATATACAGTCCAGCTGCATTGTTTTTTAATTCAGGGTCTTTCTTATTTCCTTCATATTTAGCGGAGACAATGGCTTGCCATTGCTCCGTCATGTCGCTGAAGAGGGCCTTTTTTCCAACTATCAGTACCCGGATTTGGGGCGATCCTTGAAGTAGGTTGGTCAACATTTCTAGCAGGATAACCTCATAATCAGCAAAAGTCCCGATAAAACCGCCAGGAATCCCCCATTGGATTAAGAACTCTAAATGTTTAGCCACAATCTTAGCCGGAGTATCGTTCACCGGCAATTTCAGCTCGGGAAACTCAAGTCGCTGCCAAGGACCATCAAATCGTTCCGAACCCCTCCGCAGAACTTCTGTAGCTGACAGCTTGAGATAATTGCTTAATGCGGTTCCATCCGTTAAGCGCCCCATGGGTCCTATCCCAAGTTGTTTTAATCTTGCCACAGGATACCAGCCACTGTTCAGTCGAAGATATTTTCTACTCGGCTGAATTTCTTTGGAGAGATCCTCTGCTTTGATTCTCTCATTTCCCCCAACAAAATAAGGAACAGCCTCCCCATAACCGATACCATTTATTTCTCCTCTGGCCACGGAAAGAATGAGCTCTCCGCCATTTTCCACCACCCGATGTCTCTTTGACAATTCCTCCAGGTTGCCTTTCGTCCATTTTCTGATCTTAGGCAGAATTTCCTGCTGAAAGATAGCAATTTCTTCATCTTTAAGGGTAAATTCTCCACTCTGAAAAGGGATATTCGAGGAGAAGGTGGCAGGGCTCAATCCCTCATAAAGAAAAGAGTCTGCAAGAATATACCCCTTCAAATCAGGAATTTCAATGATTCGTTGGGGGTTTATCCGCCAGAGGATTTCACCGGTAAGTGTATCTTTGCCGATCTGGTTAATTTTCATGGTAAAAGCAGGTTCTGGGTTCAAAACAATTTCACATTTTACAGGAAGTCCGCGCTTTTTCCATTCAGGAAAGACATGACTGATGAATTCGAAGATTTCTTTACCCTGAATCTTGTTCTTCTTAAGCCATGGATCATCGTTTTCTGTAAAGCCGGGAAGGCTCCAGTATCCACTTTCAGAAACGTATGAACCTTCTCCCCAATATTCTCCCCTCGATTTTTGGGTCAGCGCCTTCTCTGAATCACTCCAACTAAAGTAAACTTCAAATTCTGCAGGCATTTTAGCTGGTTGCAGTCGCTGAATTTCTTGAGCGATTGAAAGCTCCAACTTATTTTTTTGCTCTCCCGAAGTTAAGCGTGGCAATTCCTTTTTTATATAAGCTAAGTTTCCCAGCGGGATGACGGTGCGGTCCTTCTCATAATTCACCCATGCAGACAGTTGGCTTAATTCTGGGTATTTATTGAGCAACTGAGCAAATGGAATTGCTTTAGACCCTTTATACACATTGATTAGGAATTTTTTATTTTCTGTAGAGATAATAATTCGATAAGGAGAGCCGGAAAAGATACTGGAGATTCCAGATAGAAGATTTTTAAGAAGGCTCATCTTAATCTTCACCAACCTTTGAAAACTATCTTACTTGCAGTAGATATATTACTTTAATTGATCGGAGAGTCACAATAAGTACTTTAGTCGAAAGATATATGTTCCGAAAACTCAGTTTTTGCTGTGCCATCGAGCGACTTTTCTCCGTCTGATTTCCTTCTCTGTTAAAATATAGATTTCGACAACTTACATCTATTTCCTTTAAAAAGCCAACAATTTGTAGACTAGTGAAGAGCATGCGGTAAAGCAGAGGATGCCTATGAAAAGACTTTTGTAATGCCCGAAAAGCGAGAGGGATGTACCTCTAGACTGTTATTAATTAACATCTAAAAAGACATATTCATGATAATTCACTCTATTTTGACATTATAGCATTGTAGGCACTTAAATATTGTGTTAAAGTGGAATAAATAGAATTATTAAGGAGGCCAATGTGTCGAGAATATTTGATACAAAAAATATCATATTGGCAAAAGTTCAAAAAGAAGACTTAAACTCCTTTTTAGTTGATATGGATATTGACGATCAAGGGCAGCCCCTATATCAGCTTGACGGATTAACAAGAGCGATTATTAACATAATACCGGAATATGTTTACGCTCATTATACAAATCCAGAGATTCCACAAACAGAATGGGTTGAAAAGCTCCGCCAGGCTGCTAAAAGTATTTATAAGATCAAAGATTTTGAGCTTATGCGCCGTTGGTATATAGATGGTGATCAAAATGCTTTCAATGCGCTCAACAACTCCAGCAATAATCGTGGAGAGTTTGGGGAATTAATACTTCATTTATTACTACGAGATTTTAAATCTACTATTCCACTGGTTTCGAAGGTTTATTTTAAGGACGCGGCTGGTGTCCCCGCACATGGCTTTGACGCTGTACATATCACTTCAGAAGAACAAATTCTATGGCTGGGTGAAAGTAAATTTTATTCTGATAGCAAACAGGGATTAAGAGAATTATTGAAAGACCTAACCAATCACTTTAAAGCTGATTATTTGGAGGAACAATTTACCGTTATAAAAAAGAACTTAAATGTTAACGAAATACCTCAAAGGGAAGAATGGATTGGAAAACTCAATGAATGTAATAAACTAAAAGATCGAATTAGGATGATTAATATTCCCATGTTATGCACTTATCCACATGATATATATAGTCTTCATTCCGATTTAAACTGTGATGATGCTATTAACTATCATGAAGCTAATGTAAGAGAGCTAAAAACTTACTTTGATACACAAAATAATCACCCCCTTAGAAACCAATTAAATATTATCTTGTTATTATTGCCCATAAGAGATAAACATGAGCTTGTGCGAAAACTCCATGAACGCCTTTGGCATATGCAAAATATGTGAGGTTAAAAATGATTGATTACATAAGAAAAATAGACTCCGAAGAGAATCTAACCTATGAAGAAAGTTTCAATATTGCCTCTCATTGCTCTATTTTACTTTCTGGAAAAGATGATGATCAAAAAGCATCTGCTCGAAAAATTGCCATTCATGTCTTAAATAATTGGTCGTGTATTCCCACAGAAACATACCCCTTATGGACAGATATTATAGAAGCAATTGGATTTTATCCTTATATTGAAAAAAATAAAGAAACAATGGCAATACAATCATTATCCGATATGGTGCGTCAAAAAACTCATTTGTCAGACCATTTGCCTACGACATATATGCATAGTGAGCAAAAAGTACTATCCGACTATTTGCTCTCTGGAAAAAACGTTATCGCAAGTGCGCCTACAAGTTTTGGAAAAAGCCTTCTTATTGAAGAACTAGTTGCTTCAAGTAAATATAAGAACATTGTTATAATTCAGCCTACACTTGCATTGCTGGATGAAACACGTTTAAAACTAAAAAAATATTCTGCCAACTATAAAATAATCGTCCGCACAACACAACCTGCAGCAAATGATAAAGGTAACCTTTTTTTGCTAACAGCAGAAAGAGTAATGGAATACGATCCATTACCTCATATTGATTTATTAATTATAGATGAATTTTATAAACTTAGTCTAAGACGAGTGGACGAGAGAGCTGACACCCTAAATAATGCCTTTCTTAAAATAATCGGCAATTTTAATTCTAAATTCTATTTTCTCGGCCCCAATATTGATGGCATCACTGATGGTTTTGCAGATAAATACGATGCGGTTTTTTATAAATCCGATTATTCACTTGTTGATTGCAATATAATTGACATGACTTCCTCTATTGATTATTCAAAAAAAGGAAAAGTCTTAGACGAAGAAAAATGCAAAGTACTTTGCAAACTGCTTGACAGTTTAAGAGACGAGCAAACACTAATATATTGTTCTTCGCCGGCGAGGGCTCGGCGTTTTGCAAGATATTATTTGGATCATTTAGTTGCTAATGGCACTATTACAACTAACTCCTTACCTTTGATTGACTGGATCAAAGCAAATATATCTTCACAGTGGAGTTTGGCTGATGAGCTTAGTCACGGATTAGCAATACATGACGGCTCACTACAAAAACATATCGGCGCTTCAATAATTAAATACTTTAATGAGGGTTGGTTACGATGTATTTTTTGTACTTCAACAATAATTGAGGGTGTAAATACAAGCGCAAAGAATGTTATACTATTTGACGGGAATAAAGGTGGCAAAAGCGTCGATTTCTTTGACTATAGTAATATCAAGGGACGTTCTGGCCGAATGATGGAACATTATGTAGGGAGAATATTTAATTTTGTTGTCCCACCACCAAAAGAAAAAATAGTAATTGATATACCATTCTTTGAGCAAAATCCGATTTCTGATGAAATTCTTATAAATATTCCCATACAAGATGTAAAGGACCATATTAAAGCAAGACATGAAGAATTACACAAAACTCAAGCTGATTTATTAAAAATAATCAAACAAAATGGCGTTTCAATTAATGGACAGATAAGTATTTACTATCAGCTTGAACTAGATATAAACAGCTCTAAATATTCCGATTTTTCCTGGACACAAATGCCCAATTGGGAACAAATATTATATGTACTTAGTATTGCAGAAAAAAAATTATTTAATATCGACCATCATGGCGTTAGTTCTGTTAAGCAATTAACTCGGTATTTAAATGATTATAGAAAAGGCAAGAATATCATGAACATTGTAGATAATATATATCAAAATAAGATTGATAGTGTTCGTCCAGAAACTGCACAAAGAAATTCTAAAAAATACTACGATGAAGCCATAGAGCAGGCTTTTCACATATATCGCCACTGGTTTCTATTTACTGTTCCAAAAACTTTTCGTGTAGTTGATAGCCTTCAAAGATATGTTTGTGATCGCCATGGGCGCAAGGCAGGATCTTATAGCTATTTTGTTCAACAGTTGGAAAACGACTTTTTATCAGAAGATTTATCAATACTAATAGAGTTTGGTATGCCTACCAGCGCCGTCAGAAAATTAGAGCCTAAAATACCTAATGGATTAACCGAAGATGCAATTATCGAATACATTCAAAAACACAAACAACAACTTACTTCAAATTGGCTCCAGTATGAGATTGATAAGCTAAATCAATGCCTATAGATTCTGGTGCCCACTTTGTAAGCTGGATTTAAAGGTGGGCACCATGAATTCGTGATGTATTATTTCTAATGGTACGGGTATGACTGATTTCACAAACCATGATAGGAAAATGGATAGTGTCGAGAGTGCTCGCAATCATTTTTTCAATGAGACTACTAAATGCTTCATACGATATCAGTTATAGTAAATTGTATTTATTGAGTTTGAACAAAATTATGAGTGACCATTTATTTAGGAATGACGGCTATATAACATATTCCAGAACCTAGACGGTTCACATGGTTTATTCCACCATGTGCCATCTCGTTTTGGTATACTTAACGTCTTAGAACGTACCAATATACACTTTTTTCTTGCTCGACTCACAGAAACAAAGCAAAGCCTATGAGCTTCATCGATTTCTCGCTGAGAGGTATTTTTGTAATATGGAAAGCTCCCTTCTTCCATACCAAGCATAATAACAATATCAAATTCCAAACCTTTAGCCCCATGTCTTGTAGATAAAACAACTCGGTTCTCTGGAAGCCCAAGATTAGTGAACTGGCCTAACGAAAAATCCCTATAAGATTCATCGTTTAGCAACTCATTGAGTTTTATTAGATTTTCGATTTCATCCGGATATATTTCCGAATCCTGCAATAAAGTCTCTATTTGTAGCGAATCAAGGGCAAAATCAAACCACTGTACAAGCGTATTCGCATAGTGACGGCTTTTATCCAGAATGGTATAGAGATTCCGCTTGGCTAAAATCCTGTTATCATAATCAATTGATTGCCTGTGCTGCCTTAACAAGAAGTCCCAATATTCAAAGATATCATCAAATAAGACTTTACGAGAAGATGACACCCATGCAGCGCAGTTTTCCATCCATTTTATAAAATCGCTCCTGATGAAATCTTGCTTGGCTAAATAATAAGGAATTCCCTTACTCTGACAGAGCTTTCCTAACTCTTTTAATTGATTATTGTAACCGGCTAGAATCGCAATCTCATGAAACGGTATACCTTCTGCAATATAGTCTTCGATAATACTAGTTGCAACCTGGTATTGTTCGTTCATCCCCTCTTCGCATACAAAAAATTCAATGTTCGCCGGGTAATCTTTAAGCGCGCCGCGCGCTTTGTAATTGCGTTTAATATTCAAAACAGTCTCCGATGCTTCGATAATACCTTTGGCGCTGCGATAATTATTAATTAACCGAATACATTGGTTGACAGATTTCCATTCGGATAATTCAACGAGATATTCTGGCGAAGCTCCTTGAAAATCATATATTGATTGATCTGCATCGCCAACAGCAAAAATCTTAATATTTGTACTTTGCAAAAGTGATAGAACCATTTCATGCAATGGCTTTCCCAAATCCTGATATTCATCAATAACAAGCCATGGAAATTTTGCTTCCAGGGCTTGTTGCACATAAGCTTCATTTTGGATAAGCATGGTCGCGATTTTTACCATACTGATATAATCGATATAACCACGGCTGAACAGTTCTCTCTCAAATGCTACGGCAACCCGCAAAGCAACATCATAACTAGGTATAGACACCTTACTGAATCCACTAATGTCACGAGTTCGCTCTTTATCCATCTCTTCAATAGTTAACTCATCAGGTATTTGTTTTTTTATACGCTGAAACAGCCGTTTTCTTTTCGAATCGGAAATAATTTTAATCGGATAGGGTATTCCGTAATTAGGATATAGTTTTGCAAAAGGTGTCAATACTTCTGATAAACAAAAACTATGAACGGTTCCCAAAAATACATTGCCACGTCTTTGGAGTCCCAGTAATTTCAAACGCTCCTGAAATTCACGGGAGGCTTCACGGCTAAAGGTAAGACAAGCTAATCCTCTTGGAGGGGTAATGACTTCGCTTAACAGACGCATAACCTTCAGCGTTAAAACCGTGGTTTTTCCACTGCCTGGGCCTGCTATAACAACGGTGTTACCTGTGGAGTTATACGCTTCAATTTGCTTTTCATCATCACTAATTTGAGAAAGTTTGATTTTAAAGTACTCATTCATCAAGTTCGCCTCGGACTTCAATACAAATATATTCGATCGCGGCTTTAACATAGTCTGGAACCATCGTTTTTGTACAAACGGAAGCTAATCTTTGTGAAAATCTCCCTTTACCCACATTACTATGTGAAGATTCTATTTGTGCAAGACATTTTTTGTAATCCTTTGAAACTAGATTAGCCTTAAAATTATCCTTTTGTTGTTTTCCACCCTCTGTTAATTCATTAAAAGCTGAACAAATTATGGTCCTATCCGACTCTTCGTCAATTTCATTAAATATATCCGTTTCAAACGTATAGATGCCGACAAAAATCCCATGTTTATTCAATTCTTTATCTTGTTGGGTAGTGTCAAATTCCGCAAACCGTGCAAATTCATCTTCATCCATGAATAATTCATATAATTCTTCCATTCGTTCATTTCCGTAATAACCAAAATTCGCATGGGTTTTGTCCGATAAATCTCCAAATACCTTCTCTCCATTGACAATATGATAATAGTCTCCGTCCGTTATAATTACATTAGGTATGCCTAGCAAGTCGGCAAACTGTTTGTACGGCCAGAAGTTAGTTGAATTTATGTTGCATACAACCACGCCTAAGCGGTCAAGGTCACAACCCAGGAGTTTTGCAAAACTAGGTACGAGATATTCCTCAGCAATCCCTTCCACAAAGATGATGCCTTTAGCTAAATATATTTCGCCTCTTTTTACGTCAATATATCTTTCTAAATCGGAAATTTCCTTATCCGGTAAGTCTAAGTTTGCCGTTGTGTAGACTTCTGTGCCGAACGCATTTCCCACTAAGTGAATAATGGATTTGATGGGAGCCACGGACGAGATATGTGTTGA is a genomic window containing:
- a CDS encoding HamA C-terminal domain-containing protein, producing the protein MSRIFDTKNIILAKVQKEDLNSFLVDMDIDDQGQPLYQLDGLTRAIINIIPEYVYAHYTNPEIPQTEWVEKLRQAAKSIYKIKDFELMRRWYIDGDQNAFNALNNSSNNRGEFGELILHLLLRDFKSTIPLVSKVYFKDAAGVPAHGFDAVHITSEEQILWLGESKFYSDSKQGLRELLKDLTNHFKADYLEEQFTVIKKNLNVNEIPQREEWIGKLNECNKLKDRIRMINIPMLCTYPHDIYSLHSDLNCDDAINYHEANVRELKTYFDTQNNHPLRNQLNIILLLLPIRDKHELVRKLHERLWHMQNM
- a CDS encoding DEAD/DEAH box helicase; this encodes MIDYIRKIDSEENLTYEESFNIASHCSILLSGKDDDQKASARKIAIHVLNNWSCIPTETYPLWTDIIEAIGFYPYIEKNKETMAIQSLSDMVRQKTHLSDHLPTTYMHSEQKVLSDYLLSGKNVIASAPTSFGKSLLIEELVASSKYKNIVIIQPTLALLDETRLKLKKYSANYKIIVRTTQPAANDKGNLFLLTAERVMEYDPLPHIDLLIIDEFYKLSLRRVDERADTLNNAFLKIIGNFNSKFYFLGPNIDGITDGFADKYDAVFYKSDYSLVDCNIIDMTSSIDYSKKGKVLDEEKCKVLCKLLDSLRDEQTLIYCSSPARARRFARYYLDHLVANGTITTNSLPLIDWIKANISSQWSLADELSHGLAIHDGSLQKHIGASIIKYFNEGWLRCIFCTSTIIEGVNTSAKNVILFDGNKGGKSVDFFDYSNIKGRSGRMMEHYVGRIFNFVVPPPKEKIVIDIPFFEQNPISDEILINIPIQDVKDHIKARHEELHKTQADLLKIIKQNGVSINGQISIYYQLELDINSSKYSDFSWTQMPNWEQILYVLSIAEKKLFNIDHHGVSSVKQLTRYLNDYRKGKNIMNIVDNIYQNKIDSVRPETAQRNSKKYYDEAIEQAFHIYRHWFLFTVPKTFRVVDSLQRYVCDRHGRKAGSYSYFVQQLENDFLSEDLSILIEFGMPTSAVRKLEPKIPNGLTEDAIIEYIQKHKQQLTSNWLQYEIDKLNQCL
- a CDS encoding ATP-dependent helicase, coding for MNEYFKIKLSQISDDEKQIEAYNSTGNTVVIAGPGSGKTTVLTLKVMRLLSEVITPPRGLACLTFSREASREFQERLKLLGLQRRGNVFLGTVHSFCLSEVLTPFAKLYPNYGIPYPIKIISDSKRKRLFQRIKKQIPDELTIEEMDKERTRDISGFSKVSIPSYDVALRVAVAFERELFSRGYIDYISMVKIATMLIQNEAYVQQALEAKFPWLVIDEYQDLGKPLHEMVLSLLQSTNIKIFAVGDADQSIYDFQGASPEYLVELSEWKSVNQCIRLINNYRSAKGIIEASETVLNIKRNYKARGALKDYPANIEFFVCEEGMNEQYQVATSIIEDYIAEGIPFHEIAILAGYNNQLKELGKLCQSKGIPYYLAKQDFIRSDFIKWMENCAAWVSSSRKVLFDDIFEYWDFLLRQHRQSIDYDNRILAKRNLYTILDKSRHYANTLVQWFDFALDSLQIETLLQDSEIYPDEIENLIKLNELLNDESYRDFSLGQFTNLGLPENRVVLSTRHGAKGLEFDIVIMLGMEEGSFPYYKNTSQREIDEAHRLCFVSVSRARKKCILVRSKTLSIPKRDGTWWNKPCEPSRFWNMLYSRHS
- a CDS encoding TerB N-terminal domain-containing protein, with amino-acid sequence MELSIAQEIQRLQPAKMPAEFEVYFSWSDSEKALTQKSRGEYWGEGSYVSESGYWSLPGFTENDDPWLKKNKIQGKEIFEFISHVFPEWKKRGLPVKCEIVLNPEPAFTMKINQIGKDTLTGEILWRINPQRIIEIPDLKGYILADSFLYEGLSPATFSSNIPFQSGEFTLKDEEIAIFQQEILPKIRKWTKGNLEELSKRHRVVENGGELILSVARGEINGIGYGEAVPYFVGGNERIKAEDLSKEIQPSRKYLRLNSGWYPVARLKQLGIGPMGRLTDGTALSNYLKLSATEVLRRGSERFDGPWQRLEFPELKLPVNDTPAKIVAKHLEFLIQWGIPGGFIGTFADYEVILLEMLTNLLQGSPQIRVLIVGKKALFSDMTEQWQAIVSAKYEGNKKDPELKNNAAGLYMATPNALENHPPLSRAKWDLLMILEADALIKSSTSKLYNNLVSCKARLVLGLFTGTEFFSHQQSFEALSSIFGIQDRATVWKYGVRNPYEEKIALPPAYRLRKRFETGKKTPEGLAEFTLRNDLPNTAIPIPPRTENTIQVSSVKGNLEFALSIETSSLNSYGGYYNGGSFLQEAKKLVEYVEHRAKFIPFMSYWPTYSSMSMEQQKWYFYWRGQVRKGSYPDTDLSYIFVHVYELINNVGVQNPQDGYQQLFNLWINYREHYPKLDHYLVDWLTDYVAMFGCNVDLLQVYQHLDHKNADLDYLNIILTGYKKSGIGRLSLELINQIADYSIFRSKFYNESGQTLLVEYIPKTIEKVNAFLLEKHHGGILDLFQPSQREKIQREPFRSAVYCYRVSQQITLETVPYIKHKPLREFLTAVIKHTENKLREAKGYNGRLRGYVLEPEIKIWIDDFLASEIEGLEPATKPSLKIELDTSKVFQLIEDSDKVRDMLIIPGDEAQVEEEIEDQPVIGKNIAGSMERPQGAPLHLLTDLEPVQQLLKELDSRQLELLKVLAESLWELGDQKLSGLFPDLLIDSVVDDINEVSLQYLGDLLIAVEGSQKIVADDFRDELEYLLPRLGKAKSLESEPPCQALDLPEEWETFRTNISIFQHQALAAFSQEADLIARINKIAEECLMMPEMLIDSINEVALENIGDIIINVESFPPAINEEYQEWIKKITA